In a genomic window of Flavobacterium sp. KACC 22761:
- a CDS encoding DUF2911 domain-containing protein codes for MKKIYLLAVTLFAAFTVQAQDVVKFAPLDASPVDISYFPNKSVKFKKTDTPNPVVKVLYSRPSVKGRTIFGDVVKFGEVWRVGANENTEVKFYKDVTIGGKKIPAGYYSLFAIPEKDKWTIIINKELDLWGGYAYDESKDVVRVSVPVKPVSDVIEALSIAFTTQGNVANLVIGWDKTTVELPITIK; via the coding sequence ATGAAAAAAATTTATTTATTAGCAGTTACATTGTTTGCTGCTTTTACAGTTCAGGCGCAAGATGTGGTGAAATTTGCTCCGCTTGATGCTAGTCCGGTTGATATTTCTTATTTCCCAAACAAGTCTGTTAAATTCAAAAAAACAGATACTCCAAATCCAGTTGTCAAAGTTCTTTATTCAAGACCTTCTGTAAAAGGAAGAACTATTTTTGGTGATGTTGTAAAATTTGGTGAAGTATGGAGAGTTGGTGCTAACGAAAATACAGAGGTTAAATTCTACAAAGATGTAACAATCGGCGGTAAAAAAATCCCTGCTGGATATTACAGTTTATTTGCTATTCCTGAAAAAGACAAATGGACTATTATCATCAATAAAGAATTGGATTTATGGGGAGGTTATGCTTACGACGAAAGCAAAGATGTTGTTAGAGTTTCAGTTCCTGTTAAACCAGTTTCTGATGTGATCGAAGCTTTATCTATTGCTTTTACAACGCAAGGAAATGTAGCTAATTTAGTTATTGGCTGGGATAAAACTACTGTTGAATTGCCTATTACGATTAAATAA
- a CDS encoding xanthine dehydrogenase family protein molybdopterin-binding subunit: MSKTSNINRVDGFAKVTGAATYSAEYKTDGVVYGCLVGSTIAKGKIKTIDTKKAEWAPGVLAVITHLNVDKPSGYQKAKDKHNFGQPLQIFKDDSILYYDQPIALVIADSFERMQYAASLIKADYLKEEHSTELKKAADQEKKVETDKGNDYHRGEHDGYKNAEVVLETEYTIPTEVHNPMELANIIAKWEGNKPTVYTKSQGVEGTRRSIGEVFGIPAEDVSVHSEYIGGAFGMGLHTWPYEIAALIGAKKLNRPVKLVLHREQMFTNVGFRPYTIQKMGLGATKDGKLTGLTHEAVAMTSSYEDFMEGTVNMSRFIYDCANVSTRYRIVPLDTCTPIWMRGPGEATGSFALECAMDEMAYKLDLDPIEFRKRNYAEKDLEQNKPWSSKYLLECYEGGMERIGWKNRKNKPGSVREGEWLVGYGMGTGTFGCYRSPTTVKAKFLTDGNLVLQCSVNDMGPGTATMMTAIGAEIMGMPSENVIVEMGKSGLPKGPTQGGSATTSSVGSAVHDSCNLLVSKILGLASETPTFKGTAITDLTFANGVISSKTNSKTVSLASLLASNKLEDFAVENMSKGTEEARKYSIYSFSVHFVKVLVNPNIGKIRLAHVVSCADIGTVISQKTSAGQMFGGAVGGIGMGLMEALEIDHRFGRPINNNFADYHVPVNADIEKQEVFFVNKKDPVSNPMGTKGLGETALVGMAPAIANAVFNATGKRVRDLPITLDKIIETVKV, translated from the coding sequence ATGAGCAAGACAAGTAATATAAATAGAGTAGATGGATTTGCTAAAGTAACAGGAGCAGCGACGTATTCGGCAGAATATAAAACAGATGGTGTTGTTTATGGCTGCTTGGTTGGAAGTACAATTGCAAAAGGAAAAATTAAAACCATTGATACTAAAAAAGCAGAATGGGCTCCGGGCGTTTTGGCGGTAATTACACATTTAAATGTTGATAAACCTTCTGGATATCAAAAAGCAAAGGATAAGCATAATTTTGGTCAGCCATTGCAGATTTTCAAAGATGATTCAATATTGTATTACGATCAGCCGATTGCACTTGTGATTGCGGATTCTTTTGAGCGTATGCAATATGCGGCAAGTTTGATCAAAGCGGATTATTTGAAAGAAGAGCATTCGACTGAATTAAAAAAAGCTGCTGATCAAGAAAAGAAAGTAGAAACGGATAAAGGAAATGATTATCATCGTGGGGAACATGACGGCTATAAAAATGCTGAGGTTGTTTTAGAAACTGAATATACGATTCCAACTGAAGTTCATAATCCGATGGAATTGGCGAATATAATTGCAAAATGGGAGGGAAATAAACCGACTGTTTATACGAAAAGTCAAGGTGTCGAAGGAACAAGAAGAAGTATTGGAGAGGTTTTCGGAATTCCTGCAGAAGATGTTTCGGTGCATTCAGAATACATTGGAGGTGCATTCGGAATGGGATTGCATACTTGGCCTTATGAAATTGCGGCTTTGATTGGGGCAAAAAAATTGAATCGTCCCGTTAAATTGGTTTTGCATCGCGAACAAATGTTTACAAATGTTGGTTTCAGACCTTACACTATCCAAAAAATGGGTTTAGGTGCGACCAAAGATGGTAAATTGACAGGATTGACACATGAGGCCGTTGCAATGACTTCAAGTTATGAAGATTTTATGGAAGGAACGGTAAACATGTCCCGTTTTATTTATGATTGTGCCAATGTTTCAACGCGTTATCGCATTGTGCCTTTGGATACGTGTACGCCAATCTGGATGCGCGGTCCGGGTGAGGCGACAGGTTCTTTTGCACTTGAATGTGCAATGGATGAAATGGCTTATAAATTAGATTTAGATCCAATTGAGTTTCGCAAACGCAATTATGCGGAGAAAGATTTGGAACAAAATAAACCATGGAGCAGCAAATATCTTTTAGAATGCTACGAAGGCGGAATGGAACGTATTGGTTGGAAAAACCGTAAAAACAAACCGGGATCAGTTCGTGAAGGTGAGTGGCTAGTAGGATACGGAATGGGAACAGGAACTTTTGGTTGCTACAGAAGTCCTACTACCGTAAAAGCAAAGTTCTTGACCGATGGGAATTTGGTATTGCAATGTAGTGTGAACGACATGGGACCAGGGACTGCAACTATGATGACAGCTATTGGTGCAGAAATAATGGGAATGCCGTCTGAAAATGTGATTGTTGAAATGGGAAAAAGCGGTTTGCCAAAAGGACCGACACAAGGTGGCTCGGCAACGACTTCATCTGTAGGTTCAGCGGTGCATGATTCTTGTAATTTATTGGTGAGCAAAATTCTTGGTTTGGCAAGCGAAACACCTACTTTTAAAGGAACTGCAATTACTGATCTAACATTTGCAAATGGGGTAATTTCTTCAAAAACGAATTCGAAAACAGTTTCTTTAGCTTCTTTATTGGCATCAAATAAATTGGAAGATTTTGCGGTTGAAAATATGTCAAAAGGAACAGAAGAAGCAAGAAAATATTCGATTTATTCGTTTTCTGTTCATTTTGTGAAAGTTTTGGTGAATCCGAATATTGGAAAAATAAGATTGGCGCATGTGGTTTCTTGTGCAGATATTGGAACTGTAATCAGCCAAAAAACTTCAGCTGGACAAATGTTTGGTGGAGCAGTTGGCGGAATCGGAATGGGGCTGATGGAAGCTTTAGAAATCGATCATCGTTTTGGACGCCCAATTAACAATAATTTTGCGGATTATCATGTTCCAGTAAATGCTGATATTGAAAAACAAGAAGTATTTTTCGTTAATAAAAAGGACCCAGTCAGTAACCCAATGGGAACAAAAGGTTTGGGAGAAACAGCTTTGGTTGGAATGGCACCTGCAATCGCAAATGCTGTTTTTAATGCAACAGGAAAACGCGTTCGAGATTTGCCAATTACATTGGATAAAATTATAGAAACTGTGAAAGTTTAA
- a CDS encoding xanthine dehydrogenase family protein subunit M, protein MKNFQVIRALSSGSAVSSINKEASAKFIAGGTNLVDLMKKNITAPDKLIDITGLDLKMIEFLSGKVSIGALAKNSQVAEDKEIKEKHPLLALALAAGASQQIRNMATVGGNMLQRTRCSYFYNPDMPCNKRDPKSGCGAIGGSNRMAAIFGASESCIAVHPSDMCVALAALDAIVLVEGPKGKRQIKFSDFHRLPGNTPEKDNTLLDKELITSVEIPDHNFNKNVHYLKVRDRSSYAFALVSVAAALDIQNNKINSARLAMGGVAHKPWRLTEAEEFLKGKAVSEDTFRQAANLAMKGAKSYGDNDFKLTLGPNAIVEALTIASSK, encoded by the coding sequence ATGAAAAATTTTCAAGTAATCAGAGCATTATCTTCAGGTTCAGCGGTTTCAAGTATTAACAAAGAGGCTTCTGCTAAATTTATTGCTGGAGGAACAAATCTTGTTGATTTGATGAAAAAAAATATCACAGCTCCTGACAAGCTAATTGATATTACAGGTTTGGACTTAAAAATGATAGAATTTTTAAGTGGAAAAGTATCGATAGGCGCATTGGCAAAAAATAGTCAGGTTGCCGAGGATAAAGAAATAAAAGAAAAACATCCGTTATTAGCTTTAGCTTTAGCGGCCGGTGCATCGCAGCAAATTAGAAACATGGCGACGGTAGGCGGAAATATGTTGCAACGCACCCGTTGTTCCTACTTTTATAATCCGGATATGCCTTGCAATAAAAGAGACCCAAAAAGCGGTTGTGGTGCCATTGGCGGTTCAAATAGAATGGCCGCAATTTTTGGTGCTTCGGAAAGCTGTATTGCTGTTCATCCAAGTGATATGTGCGTGGCTTTGGCAGCGCTTGATGCCATAGTTTTAGTAGAAGGACCAAAAGGTAAAAGACAAATTAAATTCAGTGATTTTCATCGTTTGCCGGGAAATACACCAGAAAAAGACAATACGCTTTTAGACAAAGAATTGATCACTTCGGTTGAAATTCCGGATCATAATTTCAATAAAAATGTCCATTATTTAAAAGTTCGAGACAGATCGAGCTATGCTTTTGCATTAGTTTCTGTTGCAGCGGCTTTGGACATTCAAAACAATAAAATTAACAGCGCACGTTTAGCAATGGGCGGTGTCGCACACAAACCTTGGAGATTAACCGAAGCAGAGGAATTTTTGAAAGGAAAAGCCGTTTCGGAAGATACTTTTAGACAAGCGGCAAATTTGGCAATGAAAGGCGCGAAAAGTTACGGAGACAACGATTTTAAATTGACTCTTGGACCAAATGCCATTGTAGAAGCATTAACTATAGCATCATCTAAATAA
- a CDS encoding (2Fe-2S)-binding protein, producing the protein MASKKTNQDKATEENASSRRDFIKKSGLLTALALTPPSLVMASENKWDEKIAEYLETVPLSIEINGKKHNLNIEPRTTLLDLLREQLQLTGTKKGCDHGQCGACTVHVNGTRVLSCLTLATMQQNAQVTTIEGLSKGKKLHPMQEAFIKHDGFQCGYCTPGQIMSGIACIKEGHANSREEIREYMSGNICRCGAYHNIVDAITEVKEGGMLS; encoded by the coding sequence ATGGCTTCTAAAAAAACAAATCAGGATAAAGCAACAGAGGAAAATGCAAGTTCTCGTCGTGACTTTATAAAAAAATCGGGACTGCTTACGGCCCTCGCTTTGACACCGCCGTCTTTAGTGATGGCGTCTGAGAATAAATGGGATGAAAAAATAGCCGAATATTTAGAAACAGTGCCACTTTCTATTGAAATAAATGGCAAAAAACACAATCTGAATATCGAACCGAGAACTACTTTGCTTGACTTGTTAAGAGAGCAATTACAGCTTACAGGAACCAAAAAAGGTTGCGATCACGGGCAATGTGGCGCATGTACAGTTCACGTAAACGGAACTAGAGTTTTGTCTTGCTTGACATTGGCAACAATGCAGCAAAATGCCCAAGTAACCACAATAGAAGGGCTTTCTAAAGGAAAGAAATTGCACCCAATGCAGGAAGCTTTCATCAAACATGATGGTTTTCAGTGTGGCTATTGCACGCCTGGACAAATCATGTCGGGAATTGCTTGTATTAAAGAAGGTCACGCCAATAGCAGAGAAGAAATTAGAGAATATATGAGTGGTAATATCTGCAGATGTGGTGCTTATCATAATATAGTTGATGCAATTACAGAAGTTAAGGAAGGAGGGATGTTGTCATGA
- a CDS encoding cysteine desulfurase family protein, whose protein sequence is MPQQQNIYLDNNATTRVDKRVLDAMLPYFSDLYANASSSHIAGLTVNEAVENATWQTANLIGANEDEIIFTSGATESINLAIKGLINQDRKHIVTVSTEHKVILKTCEFMESIGFEVTYLSVASNGILDLEILNQNITDKTLLVCVMMVNNETGVFQNSREIAKLVHSKNALFMCDATQAVGKIQIDVQTLGIDLLPFSAHKFYGPKGIGALYISAKAKIKLTPQLHGGDHQRRLRSGTLNVPGIIGLGKAAEIALNEMKSDQERVEKLRDKLEKGLLQFEGSFVNGTITERIYNTTNICFPGVNSEQLILALGNISVSNGSSCSAVTSEPSHVLKALRLSDENALSSIRFSLGRFTTSEEIDETIERVNALALHLRQ, encoded by the coding sequence ATGCCTCAGCAACAAAACATCTATCTCGACAATAACGCAACAACTCGTGTTGATAAACGCGTTTTAGATGCAATGCTTCCCTATTTTTCTGATTTATATGCCAATGCTTCAAGCAGTCATATTGCGGGATTAACGGTAAATGAAGCTGTTGAAAATGCAACATGGCAAACTGCAAACTTAATTGGTGCAAACGAAGACGAAATCATATTTACTTCCGGAGCAACAGAATCAATAAATTTAGCGATAAAAGGTTTGATCAATCAAGATCGAAAACATATCGTCACAGTTTCAACAGAACATAAAGTCATTTTAAAAACTTGTGAGTTTATGGAATCCATCGGTTTTGAAGTCACTTATTTATCTGTTGCTTCCAATGGTATTTTAGATCTTGAAATTTTAAATCAAAATATTACAGATAAAACATTGTTAGTCTGTGTTATGATGGTTAATAATGAAACTGGCGTTTTTCAAAATAGTAGAGAAATTGCCAAACTTGTACACTCAAAAAATGCTCTTTTTATGTGTGATGCAACGCAGGCAGTTGGAAAAATCCAGATTGATGTTCAAACTCTTGGAATTGATCTTTTGCCTTTTTCAGCACATAAATTTTATGGACCAAAAGGCATTGGCGCGCTTTATATTTCGGCGAAAGCCAAAATTAAACTGACTCCACAATTACATGGAGGTGATCACCAACGAAGATTAAGAAGCGGAACTCTAAATGTTCCCGGAATTATAGGTTTAGGCAAAGCTGCTGAAATTGCTTTGAACGAAATGAAAAGCGATCAGGAACGTGTTGAAAAACTGAGAGACAAACTAGAAAAAGGTTTATTGCAATTTGAAGGTTCTTTTGTAAATGGTACTATTACTGAAAGAATTTACAACACTACAAACATCTGTTTTCCGGGCGTAAATTCAGAACAGCTGATTTTGGCTTTGGGAAATATTTCGGTTTCAAATGGTTCTTCTTGTTCGGCAGTAACCTCAGAACCTTCTCATGTTTTGAAAGCTTTGAGATTATCGGATGAAAATGCTTTGAGCTCGATTCGTTTCAGTTTGGGAAGATTCACAACTTCTGAAGAAATTGATGAAACTATTGAACGAGTAAATGCTTTGGCGCTTCACTTAAGACAATAA
- a CDS encoding nucleotidyltransferase family protein produces MEHKAQYKTGIIILAAGNSSRLGQPKQLLGYKDSTLLKNTIAEASLVSDVKIIVVTGANNQLIEEELDPSRIKISFNPDWESGMSSSIINGLKKLLTLYPDYENCIFAVCDQPYVSSLIFEHLIEEHHKTGKGIVASAYSETLGTPVLFKKKYFNELLELKGQEGAKKIISKFSDDVVSVSFEKGNIDIDTEDDYNKLMSEF; encoded by the coding sequence ATGGAGCATAAAGCGCAATATAAAACTGGCATTATAATTTTGGCTGCTGGAAATTCTTCAAGATTGGGCCAGCCAAAACAGCTTTTAGGCTATAAAGATTCAACGCTTTTAAAAAATACGATTGCAGAGGCTTCTTTAGTTTCAGACGTAAAAATTATTGTTGTTACAGGCGCTAACAATCAATTGATTGAAGAAGAACTCGATCCGTCAAGAATAAAAATAAGTTTTAATCCAGATTGGGAGTCCGGAATGTCATCATCGATTATAAACGGACTTAAGAAATTATTGACTTTATATCCTGATTATGAAAATTGCATTTTTGCAGTGTGCGATCAGCCTTATGTTTCGAGTTTGATTTTTGAACATTTAATTGAAGAACATCATAAAACCGGAAAAGGAATAGTAGCTTCAGCCTATTCAGAAACATTGGGAACTCCAGTTCTTTTCAAGAAAAAGTATTTCAATGAATTATTGGAATTAAAAGGACAAGAAGGCGCAAAAAAAATAATCAGTAAATTTTCAGATGATGTGGTTTCAGTGTCATTTGAAAAAGGAAATATTGATATCGATACAGAAGACGATTACAATAAATTGATGTCTGAGTTTTGA
- a CDS encoding XdhC family protein: MKEISEILKAYSEAKSGEKKTALATVVKVEGSSYRQPGARMLVTEDGILTGAISGGCLEGDALRKALLSINQKQNKLVTYNTSNEDDAEIGLQLGCNGIVHILFEYIDYELENNPIQLLSQLKAERKEAVIITIFSLNKRANQIGTSLFFRKDSPVLHHHNNALNLISEAKEVLLTKMTSVKKIQENSEDEALIEYIKPPVSLVIAGAGNDVQPLVKMTTLLGWEVTIGDGRNAHASKKRFPSANKVSVVKSEDFLENINIDDQTYFVLMTHNYKYDLAVLRLLLNTDCRYIGILGPKSKLNRMLDDLQMEGISVTEEQLQRIHSPVGLDIGAETSEEIALSIVAEIKAFASGKTGTSLKYKLGKIHDEIHYGA; this comes from the coding sequence ATGAAGGAAATCAGCGAAATTTTAAAAGCGTATTCAGAAGCAAAATCAGGAGAGAAAAAAACAGCTTTGGCAACGGTTGTCAAAGTAGAAGGTTCATCATACCGTCAACCGGGTGCGCGTATGCTTGTTACCGAAGACGGCATATTGACCGGAGCTATCAGCGGAGGTTGTCTGGAAGGTGATGCACTCCGAAAAGCACTTCTTTCCATCAATCAAAAGCAAAACAAATTAGTTACTTATAATACCAGCAATGAAGACGATGCCGAGATTGGACTTCAATTGGGATGCAATGGAATCGTGCATATTTTGTTTGAGTATATTGATTATGAATTGGAAAATAACCCAATTCAGCTTTTGAGCCAATTAAAGGCAGAAAGAAAAGAAGCGGTAATTATTACGATTTTTTCGTTAAACAAAAGAGCAAACCAAATAGGAACGAGTTTGTTTTTTAGAAAAGACAGTCCCGTTTTGCATCACCATAATAATGCATTAAATTTAATTTCAGAAGCAAAAGAAGTGCTTTTGACCAAAATGACTTCGGTAAAAAAAATACAAGAAAATAGTGAGGACGAAGCTTTGATTGAATACATAAAACCACCAGTTTCGTTAGTAATTGCGGGAGCAGGAAATGATGTACAGCCATTGGTAAAAATGACGACTTTGTTAGGTTGGGAAGTTACCATTGGCGATGGACGAAATGCCCATGCTTCAAAAAAACGTTTTCCATCAGCAAATAAGGTTTCGGTTGTAAAATCGGAAGATTTTTTAGAAAATATAAACATAGACGATCAGACTTATTTTGTTTTGATGACGCACAATTATAAATACGATTTAGCAGTTTTAAGATTACTATTAAATACAGACTGTCGTTATATTGGAATCCTCGGGCCAAAATCAAAACTGAATCGAATGCTCGATGATCTTCAAATGGAAGGAATTTCAGTTACTGAAGAACAGTTGCAGAGAATTCATAGTCCGGTTGGACTCGATATTGGAGCCGAAACTTCAGAAGAAATTGCATTGTCGATTGTTGCCGAAATCAAGGCTTTTGCATCAGGAAAAACAGGAACTTCTTTAAAATATAAGTTGGGAAAAATTCACGACGAAATTCATTATGGAGCATAA
- a CDS encoding YegP family protein, with translation MGKFVIIKRTNGEFQFNLKAGNGQTILASEGYTTKAACTNGIESVKTNSQDDGRFDRKESSNGKPYFNLKASNGQIIGTSEMYESVASRENGIESVKKNAPDAETDDQTA, from the coding sequence ATGGGAAAATTTGTAATTATTAAAAGAACCAACGGAGAGTTTCAATTTAATTTAAAAGCTGGAAATGGCCAGACTATTTTAGCGAGTGAAGGGTATACAACTAAAGCGGCCTGCACAAACGGAATTGAGTCTGTAAAAACAAACTCGCAAGACGATGGTCGTTTTGACAGAAAAGAATCAAGCAACGGAAAACCGTATTTCAACCTAAAAGCAAGCAACGGGCAAATCATTGGAACAAGCGAAATGTATGAAAGCGTTGCTTCGAGAGAAAACGGAATCGAATCTGTAAAGAAAAATGCTCCAGACGCTGAGACTGATGATCAGACGGCGTAA
- a CDS encoding family 43 glycosylhydrolase: protein MKKLKFSLVALTLFFSVLQAQNNQKGTPPVIAEKDLTAYLFVYFTGNKVEEEAVRYAVSADGYHYYHLNDNKPVLDSKIISSTGGVRDPHILRGDDGKTFYMVLTDMTSSKGWDSNRAMILLKSTDLVNWKSSVVNIQTTFPGNENLKRVWAPQTIFDAKAGKYLIYFSLQYAGGPDKIYYAYANKDFTALESEPKLLFVPKSERACIDGDIIEKDGVYHLFYKTEGGKAGIKVATTIDLTSGKWIENDNYLQQTNDGVEGSSVFKLNNSDDYILMYDVYTKGRYQFTKSKDLENFTVIDNDISMDFNPRHGTILPITHSELKRLNAKWGTPEKFPKVNNNPVLEGYYADPEILYSNKTKKYYIYPTSDGFDGWSGYYFKTFSSDNLTDWKDEGVIIDLKKDVTWANRNAWAPCIVEKKIKGKYKYFYYFTAAQKIGVASSDNPTGPFTDSGKALVSSKPEGIKGGQEIDPDVFTDPKSGKSYLYWGNGYMAVAELNDDMISLKEGSTKVIKVDKTFREGTYIFYRKGTYYFLWSEDDTRSPNYKVRYGTSKSPLGPIEIPQNNIVIQGIPDQGIYATGHNSVLQIPNKDEWYITYHRFSYPTGIKMGDAGGFHREVCMDKLEFNADGSIKQVVPTHSGVNALKK from the coding sequence ATGAAAAAATTAAAATTTAGCCTTGTTGCACTAACCTTATTTTTTAGTGTTTTACAAGCTCAGAATAATCAAAAAGGAACACCGCCAGTTATTGCTGAAAAGGATTTAACAGCTTATTTATTCGTTTATTTCACAGGAAATAAAGTCGAAGAAGAAGCAGTTCGTTACGCCGTAAGTGCTGACGGTTATCATTATTATCATTTAAACGACAACAAACCTGTTTTAGACAGTAAAATAATCAGTTCAACCGGAGGAGTCCGTGATCCGCATATCTTGCGTGGTGACGACGGAAAGACTTTTTATATGGTTTTGACGGATATGACTTCCTCAAAAGGCTGGGATAGCAACCGTGCCATGATTTTATTAAAAAGCACCGATTTGGTAAACTGGAAAAGCAGTGTTGTCAATATTCAGACAACTTTCCCTGGAAATGAGAATCTAAAACGCGTTTGGGCGCCTCAAACAATTTTTGATGCAAAAGCTGGAAAATATCTAATTTATTTCAGTCTTCAATATGCAGGAGGCCCGGATAAAATTTATTACGCTTATGCGAATAAGGATTTTACAGCCTTAGAAAGCGAACCAAAATTATTGTTTGTTCCAAAATCAGAAAGAGCTTGCATCGATGGTGATATTATTGAAAAAGATGGCGTTTACCATCTTTTTTATAAAACCGAAGGCGGAAAAGCAGGAATAAAGGTTGCTACAACTATCGATTTAACTTCTGGAAAATGGATAGAAAATGATAATTATCTGCAACAAACAAACGACGGAGTTGAAGGCTCAAGTGTTTTCAAACTAAATAATTCGGATGATTATATTTTGATGTATGATGTTTATACAAAAGGAAGATATCAGTTTACAAAAAGCAAAGATTTAGAAAACTTCACGGTTATTGATAATGACATTTCAATGGATTTTAATCCGCGCCACGGAACCATTTTGCCAATTACGCATTCTGAATTGAAACGTTTGAATGCAAAATGGGGAACGCCAGAAAAATTTCCAAAAGTAAATAATAATCCAGTTTTAGAAGGTTATTATGCCGATCCAGAAATACTGTATTCAAACAAAACCAAAAAGTATTACATCTACCCAACAAGTGATGGATTTGACGGTTGGTCAGGATATTATTTCAAAACTTTTTCATCTGATAATTTGACGGATTGGAAAGATGAAGGAGTTATCATCGATCTTAAAAAAGATGTGACTTGGGCTAACAGAAATGCTTGGGCGCCTTGTATTGTAGAGAAAAAAATAAAAGGAAAATACAAGTATTTCTATTATTTCACGGCGGCTCAGAAAATTGGAGTTGCTTCATCAGATAATCCAACTGGTCCATTTACAGACAGTGGAAAAGCACTAGTGAGTTCAAAACCTGAAGGTATAAAGGGAGGTCAAGAAATTGATCCAGATGTTTTCACCGATCCAAAATCAGGAAAAAGTTATTTGTACTGGGGCAACGGTTATATGGCTGTAGCCGAATTGAATGATGATATGATTTCGCTTAAAGAAGGAAGTACAAAAGTGATTAAAGTAGATAAAACTTTCCGTGAAGGAACGTATATATTTTACAGAAAAGGAACTTATTACTTTTTATGGAGTGAAGATGATACCAGAAGTCCAAATTATAAAGTAAGATACGGAACTTCAAAATCGCCACTTGGACCAATTGAGATTCCGCAAAACAATATTGTAATTCAAGGAATTCCAGATCAGGGAATTTATGCAACAGGACATAATTCGGTTTTGCAAATTCCAAATAAAGATGAATGGTATATTACGTATCATAGATTCTCTTATCCAACCGGAATTAAAATGGGCGACGCTGGAGGTTTTCACCGCGAAGTTTGCATGGATAAATTAGAATTTAATGCAGATGGAAGCATCAAACAAGTTGTTCCAACGCATAGTGGAGTAAATGCTTTGAAAAAATAA